A genomic window from Acinetobacter lwoffii includes:
- a CDS encoding putative pilus system protein FilA — MKKFTKLVLATSVAFSANAMAMQAMDDASLSETTGQDGLTIGIGISKIAIEKLFIHDNDGLKDGYNLVDTTAGTSTPQTAGAGAIVIRGTSDTAITDADRVNPTTTAHHGVLIGANYDDNGAYLLPSRNLADLVIDSDAGNGNPFINVAAQVSGLDIKIGRIGVTASGADNPDSIRRGGTGVVNDIISGLEVKTGVMNANIQLGAAPQGAMIKMNTKMIGGLEINNLGILDNSTKNKAVGLVGTTAVTTREAGEIFVESIKITDAESNDLTISQNISVFNDAYVGATGSTLGKAAHVRIVSNDTGAKDQYIKGIHLGNREARSSIGDMEVQGLQTFYSPAQNTYTKGAIITISGH, encoded by the coding sequence ATGAAAAAATTCACAAAATTAGTTCTAGCGACTTCAGTTGCATTTAGTGCCAATGCGATGGCGATGCAGGCAATGGATGATGCATCTCTAAGCGAAACAACGGGTCAAGACGGTTTGACAATTGGTATCGGCATCTCGAAAATTGCGATTGAAAAATTATTTATCCATGATAATGATGGTTTGAAAGATGGTTATAATCTAGTTGATACAACAGCTGGTACATCAACTCCTCAAACAGCAGGTGCAGGTGCGATCGTAATTCGTGGTACGAGTGATACTGCTATTACTGATGCTGATCGTGTAAATCCTACAACTACAGCACATCATGGTGTATTAATTGGTGCCAATTATGACGATAATGGTGCTTATTTACTTCCATCCCGTAATCTTGCTGATTTAGTGATTGACTCAGATGCTGGTAATGGTAATCCTTTCATTAATGTTGCTGCACAAGTATCGGGTCTAGATATTAAAATTGGCCGAATTGGTGTAACTGCCTCTGGTGCAGATAATCCAGATTCGATTCGCCGAGGCGGTACTGGTGTTGTGAATGACATCATTAGTGGTTTAGAAGTTAAAACGGGTGTAATGAATGCCAATATTCAATTAGGTGCTGCCCCACAAGGGGCAATGATCAAGATGAATACTAAAATGATTGGTGGTTTAGAAATCAATAACCTAGGCATTTTAGATAATTCGACTAAAAATAAAGCGGTGGGGCTTGTAGGCACGACAGCAGTAACTACACGTGAAGCTGGTGAGATTTTTGTCGAAAGTATTAAAATTACAGATGCGGAGTCTAATGATTTAACTATTAGCCAGAACATTTCTGTATTTAACGATGCTTATGTAGGAGCTACTGGCAGTACCTTAGGTAAGGCAGCACATGTTCGTATTGTAAGTAATGATACTGGGGCGAAAGACCAATACATTAAAGGCATTCATTTAGGGAACCGTGAAGCAAGATCATCAATTGGTGATATGGAAGTTCAGGGTTTACAAACTTTCTATTCTCCTGCACAAAATACTTATACTAAAGGCGCAATTATTACTATTTCAGGTCACTAA
- the hisD gene encoding histidinol dehydrogenase — protein sequence MGKLMRRLSTQDQNFKQAFADLLAFETVNDPELLKTVDQIIADVRQHGDAHVLKLTQQFDRHPAHQFSELELTQEQLKAAFDGLSMEVREALELAANRIREFHQAQKQDGWTYVDALGNTLGQKVTPLDRVGIYVPGGLASYPSSVLMNAVPAHVAGVPEIIMVVPAPNGELNPLVLAAAYLAGVTRVFTIGGAQAVAALAYGTETILSVDKITGPGNRFVAAAKRAVFGQVGIDMIAGPSEILVYAEGQNNAEWLAMDLLSQAEHDTVAQAIFITPDEQLLNDVEQAIEMHLATLPKAEIARTSIANRGALVLVKDRQEASDLINQVAPEHLMLCLDDAEAMSDSIRHAGAIFMGRYTPEAIGDYCAGPNHVLPTSGTARFSSPLGVYDFQKRSSLIMCSQEGVKTLAKTADILAQQENLDAHARSARYRYQS from the coding sequence ATGGGTAAATTGATGCGACGTTTATCGACCCAAGATCAAAACTTCAAGCAAGCATTTGCTGACTTGTTGGCTTTTGAAACTGTTAATGATCCTGAACTTTTAAAAACTGTAGATCAAATTATTGCTGATGTTCGTCAGCATGGTGATGCTCATGTTCTTAAACTCACTCAACAGTTCGATCGACATCCAGCGCATCAATTTTCAGAGCTTGAACTGACCCAGGAACAATTGAAAGCAGCATTTGATGGTCTAAGCATGGAAGTCCGGGAAGCGCTTGAACTTGCAGCGAATCGTATTCGGGAATTCCACCAAGCACAAAAACAGGACGGCTGGACCTATGTCGATGCTTTAGGAAATACGCTCGGTCAAAAAGTTACCCCACTGGATCGTGTCGGAATTTATGTACCGGGTGGTCTGGCGTCTTATCCGTCTTCAGTATTGATGAATGCGGTGCCTGCACATGTCGCAGGTGTGCCGGAAATTATTATGGTGGTACCTGCGCCGAATGGTGAGTTAAATCCATTGGTACTGGCGGCTGCATATCTGGCAGGCGTAACGCGTGTCTTTACAATTGGTGGCGCGCAAGCTGTTGCGGCATTGGCTTATGGTACAGAAACCATTCTATCAGTCGATAAAATCACCGGCCCAGGCAACCGTTTTGTGGCTGCGGCAAAACGTGCGGTGTTTGGTCAGGTCGGTATCGACATGATTGCAGGACCTTCTGAAATTCTGGTCTATGCCGAAGGCCAAAATAATGCTGAATGGCTGGCGATGGATTTACTTTCGCAAGCTGAGCATGACACTGTGGCACAGGCCATTTTCATTACACCAGATGAACAGTTGCTGAATGATGTTGAGCAGGCGATTGAAATGCATCTGGCAACCTTGCCAAAGGCAGAAATTGCCCGTACCTCGATTGCCAATCGTGGTGCTTTGGTCTTGGTGAAAGACCGCCAAGAAGCATCGGATTTGATTAATCAGGTGGCGCCTGAGCATTTGATGTTATGTTTAGATGATGCAGAAGCAATGTCTGATAGCATTCGTCACGCAGGTGCAATCTTTATGGGTCGTTATACGCCTGAAGCCATTGGTGATTACTGTGCCGGTCCAAACCACGTCTTGCCAACTTCAGGTACTGCGCGTTTTTCATCGCCACTTGGTGTCTATGATTTCCAGAAGCGCTCAAGCCTGATCATGTGCTCACAAGAAGGTGTAAAAACTTTAGCAAAAACCGCGGATATCTTGGCGCAACAAGAAAACCTGGATGCACATGCGCGTTCAGCACGTTATCGTTATCAATCATAA
- a CDS encoding putative pilus system C39 family peptidase FilB, with product MLEIALGSALMYYAAKEALDIKKQPNGAVHYTEVLDSRNDSFVRMHREAVEVKPALLDQFQGIVRQAYDYSCGSAALTTLLNGYVGTQLDEQQVMSGLMKFGETDKIVERRSFSLLDMKRFVSALGLESGGYRGEFKDLVNQDQPAIVPISYAGFKHFVVYKGYKNGRVYVADPALGNISFEERRFQDIWENNTLFLINVPEQYRKNFLALKESDMRHVEDATINRYALVDMQYPQFYMDKIADKASTIRMDRNRNTESEKFGEYQHNFLRLYYKNK from the coding sequence ATGTTAGAGATCGCGTTGGGCTCGGCATTGATGTATTACGCTGCCAAAGAAGCTCTGGATATCAAAAAACAGCCAAATGGTGCTGTTCACTATACTGAAGTTCTTGATTCAAGAAATGACTCTTTTGTACGTATGCACCGTGAAGCTGTAGAAGTAAAACCGGCACTTCTGGATCAGTTTCAGGGCATTGTACGTCAGGCTTATGATTATAGTTGTGGTTCGGCAGCGCTTACGACCCTGCTCAATGGTTATGTCGGTACGCAGCTGGATGAGCAGCAAGTCATGAGTGGGCTGATGAAATTCGGTGAAACGGATAAAATTGTTGAACGCCGTAGTTTTTCTCTGCTTGATATGAAGCGCTTTGTGTCAGCCTTAGGGTTGGAAAGTGGAGGCTATCGAGGGGAGTTCAAAGATTTAGTTAATCAAGATCAGCCCGCCATTGTTCCGATTTCCTATGCAGGATTTAAGCATTTTGTAGTTTATAAAGGTTATAAAAATGGCCGGGTTTATGTTGCAGATCCAGCACTTGGTAATATCAGTTTTGAGGAACGGCGTTTTCAGGATATTTGGGAAAATAACACTTTGTTCCTGATTAATGTACCTGAACAATATCGCAAAAATTTTCTAGCATTAAAAGAATCAGATATGCGCCATGTAGAAGATGCTACGATCAATCGCTATGCCTTGGTTGACATGCAGTATCCACAATTTTATATGGACAAAATTGCTGATAAAGCTTCTACGATCCGTATGGACCGTAATCGTAATACAGAGTCAGAAAAATTTGGGGAATATCAACATAACTTCCTGAGACTGTATTACAAGAATAAATAA
- the hisC gene encoding histidinol-phosphate transaminase: MNITTEQMRFWSPEVRELKPYTPGEQPKIQNILKLNTNENPYPPSPKVVEAVQKVLANSADVLRLYPDPDASELKQAIAKQQNVPVETVFVGNGSDEVLAHIFKAFFVQEKPVLYPDITYSFYPVYSQFFGVKTKILPLNDNFEIVVDDYKQANGGIIITNPNAPTSIDLGLAAIGEILQANPDSVVVIDEAYVDFGAESAVKLVEKYENLVVCQTTSKSRSLAGLRVGFAIAQPHLIAALEAVKNSFNSYPMDRFAIAAAVASFEDQAYFEAQNAKVIKSREKLVSQLNELGFKVLPSSANFIFASLPFKDAGELASELRERGIIVRYFNKPRINQFLRITIGTDEQNQRLVDTLKNEILV, encoded by the coding sequence ATGAATATCACAACAGAACAAATGCGTTTTTGGAGTCCTGAAGTACGTGAATTAAAACCGTATACTCCAGGCGAACAACCAAAAATCCAGAATATTTTAAAACTTAATACCAATGAAAATCCGTATCCACCTTCACCCAAAGTGGTAGAAGCGGTTCAAAAGGTACTTGCGAATTCGGCGGATGTTTTGCGTTTGTATCCAGACCCTGATGCATCAGAGTTGAAACAGGCGATCGCTAAACAACAAAATGTACCTGTTGAAACCGTCTTTGTTGGCAATGGCTCAGATGAAGTCTTGGCGCATATCTTTAAAGCATTTTTTGTTCAAGAAAAACCTGTACTTTATCCAGATATTACCTATAGTTTCTATCCAGTTTATAGTCAGTTTTTTGGCGTCAAAACCAAAATCTTGCCACTCAATGATAACTTTGAAATTGTTGTAGATGACTATAAACAAGCTAATGGCGGCATTATTATTACTAATCCTAATGCGCCGACCAGTATTGATCTAGGTTTGGCTGCGATTGGAGAAATTTTGCAAGCCAATCCGGATTCAGTGGTGGTGATTGATGAAGCCTATGTCGACTTCGGTGCAGAATCAGCAGTCAAGCTGGTTGAGAAATATGAAAATTTAGTGGTATGTCAAACCACATCGAAGTCACGTTCTCTTGCTGGTCTGCGAGTGGGTTTTGCGATTGCTCAGCCACATTTGATTGCAGCACTTGAAGCAGTCAAAAATAGCTTTAACTCTTATCCGATGGACCGTTTTGCGATTGCTGCAGCGGTAGCTTCATTTGAAGATCAAGCCTACTTTGAAGCACAAAATGCAAAAGTGATTAAGAGTCGTGAAAAGTTGGTGTCCCAATTAAATGAGCTTGGTTTTAAAGTTTTACCATCGAGTGCTAACTTTATTTTTGCCTCATTGCCATTTAAGGATGCAGGCGAACTTGCAAGTGAGTTGCGTGAACGTGGCATTATCGTACGTTATTTTAACAAGCCACGTATTAACCAGTTTTTAAGAATTACTATTGGTACAGATGAGCAAAATCAGCGTTTAGTGGATACATTAAAAAACGAGATTTTAGTTTAA
- a CDS encoding putative pilus system OmpP1/FadL family transporter FilD produces the protein MKNIRLSPLLTGIILAGCSSYTFAQLGTNLSVDLRALSMGNAVTADPPGVNAVHFNPAALTKINGLQTEQQIIVANFDIQREFSVPAGYNVFGYSDDPIVCNDGPEVSSDLCTDFKGPVKGDVEYVSLYVPFLKKMVDLGEGLPLTAPTMGIAYNPPGSKATYATAVYAPLMAGFGHEDGNPANFMGQQVALERITYLSPSIGYEVNDQLSIGASIGMSYQAIGMKTDLRFPNELIGMLRMIDEVVCTPFKENSDIITDILLLGICNADEGMNPFGKFGQMQLELEQNLSPSYNLGILWEPREDFSFGMVYQSSAKMRLKGKYHIDNAKAPQEMIKGLMTSPTGQILAAILGFPNYIPSSESGLVSMDFEYPAHFQAGIKYKVMPDLQVNFDIGWTDYKVWDEFKFEFDRTISALKIAKILSANVTDSTLALPMGFESPWNFGIGIEYSATDRLKLRAGYEPRTSAIPKNKRNTMVPINGAQLFGLGVGYRFDADTDLDLSIGFLRSKDQIPANTSSLANQTGVNNLLLNPYAGLNVKTDTKITILGLNYRTRW, from the coding sequence ATGAAAAACATTCGACTTAGCCCGTTATTAACAGGAATTATTCTTGCGGGCTGTTCAAGTTATACCTTTGCACAATTGGGAACCAACCTTTCAGTTGATTTACGTGCACTATCCATGGGGAATGCTGTCACTGCAGATCCTCCAGGGGTCAATGCGGTCCACTTTAACCCGGCTGCACTGACTAAAATTAATGGGCTGCAAACCGAACAGCAAATCATTGTGGCTAATTTTGATATCCAGCGTGAGTTTTCAGTACCCGCCGGATATAACGTATTTGGCTATTCTGATGATCCTATTGTCTGTAATGACGGACCTGAAGTTTCATCTGATTTGTGTACCGATTTTAAAGGTCCGGTCAAAGGCGATGTGGAATATGTCAGCCTTTATGTCCCTTTTCTGAAAAAAATGGTGGATTTAGGGGAAGGCCTTCCTTTGACTGCACCGACCATGGGGATTGCATACAATCCACCTGGATCTAAAGCCACTTATGCGACTGCTGTTTATGCTCCTCTCATGGCAGGTTTTGGTCATGAAGATGGTAACCCGGCAAACTTTATGGGGCAGCAGGTTGCTTTAGAGCGGATTACCTATCTGTCACCATCCATCGGTTATGAGGTCAATGACCAACTGTCGATTGGTGCTTCTATCGGGATGTCTTATCAAGCCATCGGGATGAAAACGGACTTGCGTTTCCCGAATGAGTTGATCGGGATGTTGCGTATGATCGACGAAGTTGTGTGTACGCCGTTTAAAGAAAATTCCGACATTATTACAGATATTCTTTTGCTCGGGATCTGTAATGCGGATGAGGGGATGAATCCATTTGGCAAGTTTGGTCAAATGCAACTGGAGCTTGAGCAAAACTTAAGCCCAAGTTATAACCTGGGAATATTGTGGGAACCGCGCGAAGATTTTAGTTTTGGTATGGTCTACCAAAGTTCTGCGAAAATGCGCTTAAAAGGTAAATATCATATTGATAATGCCAAAGCCCCTCAGGAAATGATCAAAGGTTTGATGACCTCGCCAACCGGTCAGATTCTGGCGGCTATTCTTGGCTTTCCAAATTATATACCATCAAGTGAATCAGGTCTGGTGTCGATGGATTTTGAATATCCGGCGCATTTTCAGGCAGGTATCAAATATAAAGTGATGCCAGATTTGCAAGTCAATTTTGATATTGGCTGGACAGACTACAAGGTTTGGGATGAGTTCAAATTCGAATTTGATCGTACCATTTCAGCTCTAAAAATTGCCAAAATTTTGTCCGCCAATGTTACTGACTCAACCTTGGCTTTACCGATGGGATTTGAATCGCCGTGGAACTTCGGTATCGGGATAGAGTATTCCGCTACAGATCGTTTGAAGCTTCGGGCAGGTTATGAGCCACGTACCAGTGCTATTCCGAAAAATAAGCGTAATACCATGGTACCGATCAATGGTGCGCAGTTATTTGGTTTAGGTGTAGGTTACCGATTTGATGCAGACACTGATCTGGATCTATCAATTGGTTTCTTGCGTAGCAAAGATCAGATTCCAGCAAATACCAGTAGTTTAGCCAACCAGACCGGGGTAAATAACCTGTTATTGAACCCATATGCAGGTTTAAACGTAAAAACAGATACCAAAATTACAATTTTAGGTTTGAATTATCGCACTCGTTGGTAA
- the ibaG gene encoding BolA family iron metabolism protein IbaG, with translation MNNEQLTEILKAAFPEADVAVSGQGGKFDLRIVDDQFEGKRPVARQQAVYAPLNAHIASGAVHAVTIRAMTKEEWRKASLFGA, from the coding sequence ATGAATAATGAACAGCTCACTGAAATTTTAAAAGCCGCTTTTCCCGAGGCGGATGTTGCTGTGAGTGGTCAGGGCGGAAAATTCGATCTCCGTATCGTGGATGATCAATTTGAAGGTAAGCGTCCAGTTGCACGGCAACAAGCTGTTTATGCTCCTCTCAATGCCCATATTGCCAGTGGTGCAGTTCACGCAGTGACAATTCGAGCAATGACAAAAGAAGAATGGCGCAAAGCAAGCTTATTTGGAGCTTAA
- a CDS encoding putative pilus system protein FilC, producing MDMNSKWMNKTFLALSIQMVMGVAFAAEEPALGEYETVDEEVVVETAASVPAQTGQVETQAAEESELGEYEAVEEAVVETASPVETQAGQVVDASQALQQQEGDATQAANLEEVFTSNERQYSLIKQGEISSYYDIDYTYYRDTQLDIEMAQGQLYQLRVQENATHSMTNTFTFQYGVKDNLTLTASLPLVAKTDLLKDTSTAGLGDISLGARWEPFPLKAGRLPLILFANLSTKTGDSPYEINAATDLAAGKGYYSAGVGASTRKYIDPVVLFASVSANYGFKESGLNQRRGSRIIEEFEPGVSGGFAFGFAYSFNYDVSMTMSYQQSFNTGAEFSYNTGESYSAADQTSSTFAISLGVRVSPETIVNGTVGLGLTEDAPDVSLGLSFPLDILGFGKKIS from the coding sequence ATGGATATGAACAGTAAATGGATGAACAAGACGTTCTTGGCACTGAGCATTCAAATGGTAATGGGCGTTGCATTTGCTGCAGAAGAACCAGCACTAGGTGAATACGAAACGGTTGATGAGGAAGTTGTCGTTGAAACTGCTGCATCTGTACCGGCTCAAACCGGGCAGGTCGAAACGCAGGCTGCAGAAGAGTCAGAACTAGGTGAATATGAAGCAGTTGAAGAGGCGGTCGTTGAAACAGCATCACCTGTAGAGACTCAGGCTGGCCAAGTCGTAGATGCATCTCAAGCTTTACAGCAACAAGAAGGAGATGCTACTCAGGCAGCTAATCTGGAAGAAGTATTTACGTCAAATGAACGCCAATACTCTCTGATAAAACAAGGCGAAATTTCATCATATTACGATATTGATTATACCTATTATCGAGACACTCAACTTGATATAGAAATGGCTCAGGGCCAATTGTATCAACTACGTGTTCAAGAAAATGCAACACATAGTATGACCAATACTTTCACTTTCCAATATGGCGTGAAAGATAACCTGACCTTGACTGCATCCTTACCTTTAGTGGCCAAAACTGACTTGTTAAAAGATACGTCTACTGCAGGTTTGGGCGATATTAGTTTGGGTGCTCGCTGGGAACCCTTTCCACTAAAAGCGGGTCGTCTGCCTCTGATTTTATTTGCAAATTTGTCGACTAAAACGGGTGATAGTCCTTATGAAATTAATGCCGCGACAGATCTAGCAGCAGGAAAGGGTTATTACTCTGCTGGAGTAGGTGCTAGTACGCGTAAATACATTGATCCAGTCGTGCTGTTTGCATCAGTTTCTGCGAACTATGGTTTTAAAGAATCAGGCCTAAATCAGCGTCGAGGTAGCCGAATTATTGAGGAGTTTGAACCTGGTGTTAGTGGAGGCTTTGCCTTTGGTTTCGCATATTCATTTAACTATGACGTTTCGATGACCATGTCCTATCAGCAAAGCTTTAATACCGGTGCGGAATTTAGCTATAACACGGGTGAAAGTTATTCTGCTGCGGATCAGACCAGTTCTACCTTTGCAATTTCCTTAGGTGTGCGAGTCTCTCCAGAAACCATTGTGAATGGTACCGTTGGCCTAGGGCTGACCGAAGATGCACCGGATGTTTCATTGGGACTGTCATTCCCACTTGATATTTTAGGTTTTGGTAAAAAAATTAGTTAA
- the murA gene encoding UDP-N-acetylglucosamine 1-carboxyvinyltransferase translates to MDKFLIQGGIKLEGEVRISGAKNAALPLLAAMILAETPTTLKNVPNLKDVNTLVKLIAGLGIIMSYEGDTVIADTSTLDNQFAPYELVKTMRASILVLGPLLARYGSAKVSLPGGCAIGSRPVDQHLKALEALGAEIEVEAGYVHAKVDGRLKGGEVVFDMVTVGGTENILMAAVLADGVTTIRNAAREPEITDLAQMLIKMGAKIEGLDTDTLIVTGVERLRGCEYAVVADRIETGSYLAAAAITGGRIKTTHTDPSLMEAVLDKFEEMGAEVTRGDDWIELDMLGKRPKAVSFQTLPHPEFPTDMQAQIMAVNAIAQGFATISETIFENRFMHVPELARMGANIQVEGNDAVVTGVEKLSAAPVMATDLRASFSLVLAALAAEGETLIDRIYHIDRGYEDVEAKLQSLGAQIKRVN, encoded by the coding sequence ATGGATAAATTTTTAATTCAGGGCGGTATCAAGCTCGAAGGTGAAGTGCGTATTTCCGGTGCGAAAAATGCAGCTCTGCCCTTATTAGCAGCAATGATTCTTGCTGAAACACCAACTACGCTCAAAAATGTTCCCAATTTGAAAGATGTGAACACATTGGTGAAGCTGATTGCGGGTCTCGGGATCATCATGAGCTATGAAGGTGATACTGTTATTGCGGATACCTCGACATTAGATAACCAGTTCGCACCGTATGAGCTCGTAAAAACTATGCGTGCTTCTATTTTGGTGCTTGGTCCATTATTGGCGCGTTATGGTAGTGCAAAAGTGTCTTTGCCAGGCGGTTGTGCGATTGGCTCCCGTCCTGTCGATCAGCATTTGAAAGCTTTAGAAGCTTTAGGTGCCGAGATTGAAGTCGAAGCTGGTTATGTACATGCCAAAGTCGATGGTCGCCTGAAAGGTGGCGAAGTCGTTTTTGATATGGTGACTGTAGGTGGAACAGAAAATATTCTGATGGCTGCCGTGTTGGCCGATGGTGTGACCACGATTCGCAATGCAGCACGTGAACCTGAGATCACTGATCTTGCGCAAATGCTGATCAAGATGGGTGCCAAGATTGAAGGTCTAGATACCGATACTTTAATTGTGACCGGTGTCGAACGTCTGCGTGGCTGTGAATATGCGGTTGTTGCTGACCGGATTGAAACCGGTTCATATCTGGCAGCAGCAGCGATCACTGGCGGTCGTATCAAAACCACGCATACTGATCCGTCCCTGATGGAAGCGGTGCTGGACAAGTTTGAAGAAATGGGCGCAGAAGTGACCCGTGGTGACGACTGGATTGAACTGGATATGCTGGGTAAACGTCCGAAAGCTGTCAGCTTCCAAACCTTACCACATCCAGAATTTCCAACCGATATGCAAGCCCAGATTATGGCTGTGAATGCCATTGCTCAAGGCTTTGCGACAATTTCTGAAACGATTTTTGAAAACCGTTTCATGCATGTTCCTGAATTGGCACGTATGGGCGCCAATATTCAGGTTGAAGGTAATGATGCTGTGGTAACTGGTGTAGAAAAACTTTCTGCTGCACCCGTAATGGCAACAGATTTACGTGCTTCGTTCTCTTTGGTGCTGGCAGCACTTGCCGCTGAAGGTGAAACGCTGATTGACCGTATTTATCATATTGACCGCGGTTATGAAGATGTAGAAGCAAAGTTACAAAGTTTAGGTGCCCAAATTAAGCGAGTAAATTAA
- the hisG gene encoding ATP phosphoribosyltransferase: protein MSDMRNDDPNFDVMGNFDHGLTLALSKGRILKETLPLLETAGINLLEDPDKSRKLIFPTTHKQVRILILRASDVPTYVENGAADIGVAGKDVLMEHGAQNVYEPLDLKIAVCKLMTAGKVGMQRPKGRLKIATKYVNLTRQYYASLGEQVDVIKLYGSMELAPLVGLGDYIVDVVDTGNTLRANGLEPLEEICKVSSRLIVNKASFKRKQALLNPILAQLEKAVEEREKAKQA from the coding sequence ATGAGCGATATGAGAAACGATGATCCAAACTTTGACGTAATGGGCAATTTTGATCATGGTTTAACTTTGGCATTAAGTAAGGGGCGTATCTTAAAAGAGACTTTACCTTTGCTAGAAACAGCAGGGATTAACCTTTTAGAAGATCCTGATAAATCTCGTAAATTGATTTTCCCGACCACGCATAAACAGGTTCGTATCTTAATTTTACGTGCTTCAGATGTACCGACTTATGTTGAAAATGGTGCAGCCGATATTGGTGTGGCCGGTAAAGATGTATTGATGGAACATGGCGCGCAAAACGTCTATGAACCATTGGACCTGAAAATTGCGGTATGTAAATTGATGACCGCCGGTAAGGTGGGGATGCAACGTCCTAAAGGTCGTTTAAAAATTGCGACCAAGTACGTGAATTTGACCCGTCAATACTATGCTAGCCTAGGTGAACAAGTGGATGTGATCAAGCTGTATGGCTCCATGGAACTTGCGCCACTGGTCGGTTTGGGTGATTACATTGTCGATGTCGTAGATACAGGCAATACTTTGCGTGCCAATGGTTTAGAGCCACTTGAAGAAATTTGCAAAGTGTCTTCGCGTTTAATCGTGAATAAAGCCAGCTTCAAGCGTAAGCAAGCGTTGTTAAATCCGATTCTGGCACAGCTTGAAAAAGCCGTAGAAGAACGTGAAAAGGCCAAACAGGCTTAA
- a CDS encoding anthranilate synthase component I family protein: protein MTKALYHRPLKFESSLVADVLSALKTLDHLVYLNNNGQPFIACCAQEYFVAQTSQIQSFKRTGIEQYQPSPSEFNLVIDALKNPQKNGFRGGYVGFISYDYAAQQYIQYPDRTQPGLFIGQFSSYIKPTPDGWMFYSDDPQAEQIFNHIQNLLNQDKIHPTFHLNNPCSSRWTKSVYTQAFQKIQDYIVAGDCYQINLTQEFKGRAQGSLLATAQAFWTLTEAPYASYLRIGDFELLSCSPELFIDFEKNRKIITKPIKGTMPRYSDPVLDEQSKHTLKASEKDQAENVMIVDLLRNDLSVYAETGSVKTPKLFNIESFNQVHHMVSEVEATLKADVNPFEVLMSALPGGSITGAPKIRAMQIIAELEGAARGAYCGSMGYFNFDGTGSWNILIRSIQKYQEDVSLWAGGGITISSDCDAEYQECFDKISAMLDLLNTWYQPE from the coding sequence ATGACCAAAGCTCTCTATCATCGTCCCTTAAAGTTTGAATCATCTCTGGTTGCAGATGTATTGTCCGCATTAAAGACATTAGATCATCTGGTGTATTTAAATAATAATGGTCAGCCTTTCATTGCCTGCTGTGCTCAAGAATATTTTGTTGCGCAGACATCACAAATTCAGTCTTTTAAAAGAACAGGGATTGAACAATATCAACCCAGCCCATCTGAATTTAATTTAGTGATTGATGCATTAAAAAATCCTCAAAAGAATGGATTTCGTGGAGGCTATGTCGGTTTTATTAGCTACGATTATGCGGCTCAACAATATATTCAGTATCCAGATCGTACTCAACCTGGTTTATTTATTGGTCAATTTTCTTCCTACATTAAACCAACCCCTGATGGCTGGATGTTCTATAGTGATGATCCACAGGCAGAACAGATTTTCAATCATATTCAGAACTTACTTAACCAAGATAAAATTCACCCGACATTTCATTTAAACAATCCTTGTAGCTCACGCTGGACCAAATCTGTCTATACTCAGGCTTTTCAGAAAATTCAGGACTATATTGTTGCAGGTGACTGCTATCAGATTAATCTGACCCAAGAATTTAAAGGTCGTGCCCAAGGCTCCCTCTTAGCGACTGCCCAAGCATTCTGGACATTAACCGAAGCGCCCTATGCGAGTTATCTGCGTATTGGTGATTTTGAATTACTCAGCTGCTCACCCGAGTTATTTATTGACTTCGAAAAAAATCGGAAAATTATCACCAAACCAATTAAAGGCACCATGCCACGCTATAGCGATCCAGTGCTGGATGAACAATCTAAACACACCTTAAAAGCATCGGAAAAAGATCAGGCAGAAAATGTCATGATTGTGGATTTATTACGTAATGATTTAAGTGTTTATGCGGAAACAGGCTCGGTTAAAACACCTAAATTATTTAATATCGAAAGTTTTAATCAAGTGCATCATATGGTGAGCGAAGTAGAAGCGACCTTAAAAGCAGATGTGAATCCTTTCGAGGTGTTAATGTCAGCCCTACCAGGTGGCTCAATTACGGGCGCACCTAAAATTCGTGCCATGCAGATTATTGCTGAATTGGAAGGTGCAGCACGTGGGGCTTATTGTGGATCAATGGGTTATTTTAATTTTGATGGTACCGGTTCCTGGAACATCCTGATTCGTTCCATCCAAAAATATCAGGAAGATGTTTCTTTATGGGCGGGTGGTGGTATTACCATTTCTTCGGATTGTGATGCGGAATACCAAGAATGTTTTGATAAAATTTCAGCAATGCTGGATCTGTTAAATACGTGGTATCAGCCTGAATAA